One Streptomyces hundungensis DNA segment encodes these proteins:
- a CDS encoding glycosyltransferase family 4 protein, whose amino-acid sequence MSQLRMVQVLGGGSAGSSAHVRSLAAGLVARGVRVTVCAPAALERAYDFAASGARFVPVARRGDPASVGALRAACADAGVVHAHGLHAAVRAALALRGRKGVPLVVTWHTRSHAEGARGQVLRLVERRVARAAAVVLATSSDLVDRARSRGARDARLAPVAIPAPRPPFGLPDGKARAELGAVERPLLMAVGSLDAHRGYEVLLDAARVWRDLDPVPLLVIAGEGPGRPVLQHRIESEGLPVRLVGRRDDITALLAAADVAVLPSRWEARSLLAQDALRLGVPLVATAVGGVPELVGDAALLVPYGDAGALAGAVVGLLADPGARRALAEAGQVQARTWPTEDDTVAQVLAIYDELAGS is encoded by the coding sequence GTGTCACAGCTGCGTATGGTGCAAGTGCTCGGCGGCGGCAGCGCGGGCAGCAGCGCGCACGTCAGGTCGCTCGCGGCCGGCCTGGTCGCGCGGGGTGTGCGGGTCACCGTCTGCGCCCCGGCGGCACTGGAGCGGGCGTACGACTTCGCCGCCTCCGGCGCCCGCTTCGTACCGGTCGCGCGGCGCGGCGACCCCGCGTCGGTCGGCGCCCTGCGGGCCGCCTGCGCCGACGCCGGCGTGGTCCACGCGCACGGGCTGCACGCCGCCGTCCGCGCCGCCCTCGCGCTGCGCGGCAGAAAGGGCGTCCCGCTGGTCGTCACCTGGCACACCCGCTCGCACGCCGAGGGCGCCCGCGGGCAGGTGCTGCGTCTGGTGGAGCGCCGGGTCGCGCGCGCCGCGGCGGTGGTGCTCGCCACCTCCTCCGACCTCGTCGACCGGGCCCGCAGCCGTGGCGCGCGCGACGCCCGGCTCGCCCCGGTCGCGATCCCCGCGCCCCGCCCGCCCTTCGGGCTCCCCGACGGCAAGGCACGGGCCGAACTCGGCGCGGTGGAACGGCCGTTGCTGATGGCCGTGGGCAGTCTGGACGCCCACCGCGGCTACGAGGTGCTCCTGGACGCCGCCCGCGTCTGGCGCGACCTGGATCCCGTACCGCTGCTCGTCATCGCGGGGGAGGGCCCCGGCCGGCCCGTGTTGCAGCACCGCATCGAGAGCGAGGGTCTGCCGGTCCGGCTCGTCGGGCGGCGCGACGACATCACCGCGCTGCTCGCCGCCGCCGATGTCGCCGTCCTGCCCAGCCGCTGGGAGGCCCGCTCGCTGCTCGCCCAGGACGCGCTGCGCCTGGGCGTGCCGCTGGTCGCGACGGCCGTGGGCGGGGTGCCCGAGCTGGTCGGGGACGCGGCCCTGCTCGTGCCGTACGGGGACGCCGGGGCACTGGCCGGCGCGGTGGTGGGCCTCCTCGCGGACCCCGGGGCGCGCCGCGCGCTCGCCGAGGCCGGTCAAGTACAGGCCCGGACCTGGCCCACCGAGGACGATACGGTGGCCCAAGTCCTCGCCATCTACGACGAGTTGGCCGGATCCTGA
- a CDS encoding DUF1015 domain-containing protein, whose protein sequence is MSTTGRADPGLRLIPFRGLRYVPERVGSLAAVTSPPYDVVVRPDGLLHLESADPYNIVRLILPQASSPAARNQQAALTLDDWLDEGVLAPDPVPALYVYEQEGDGILQRGLIGALALSEPAAGVVLPHEDVMPHVVEDRAALMRTTAAHFEPLLLTYHGSTTPTGATGVIERAIEGEPLLRTTTEDGFRHRLWALTDPADLAEVQADLAAHQAVIADGHHRWATYLRLRDEQASPGPWDFGLVLLVDTARYPLRVRAIHRLLHRVPVSKALAAVTASGAFRVRTLDVPLPSALEALGDAASRGNAFLLAGDGRFHLLDHPDEALLARTIRADRPPAWRSLDATVLHSTLLDDIWRIPDTPDEIAYIHDTAAAVEQAERHGKTAVLMHPVREEVVRDLARQGVTMPRKSTSFGPKPASGLVLRSLTVN, encoded by the coding sequence ATGAGCACAACTGGGCGTGCGGACCCCGGGCTGCGCCTGATCCCGTTCCGCGGACTGCGCTATGTTCCCGAGCGGGTGGGCAGCCTCGCCGCCGTGACCTCGCCGCCGTACGACGTGGTCGTACGCCCCGACGGTCTGCTGCACCTGGAATCCGCCGACCCCTACAACATCGTCCGGCTGATCCTGCCGCAGGCCTCCTCACCGGCCGCCCGCAACCAGCAGGCCGCCCTCACCCTGGACGACTGGCTCGACGAGGGCGTCCTCGCCCCCGACCCCGTGCCGGCCCTGTACGTGTACGAGCAGGAGGGCGACGGCATCCTGCAACGCGGGCTGATCGGCGCCCTCGCGCTGTCCGAACCGGCCGCGGGCGTCGTCCTGCCGCACGAGGACGTGATGCCGCACGTCGTCGAGGACCGCGCGGCCCTCATGCGGACCACCGCCGCCCACTTCGAACCGCTGCTCCTGACCTACCACGGCAGCACCACACCCACCGGCGCGACCGGCGTCATCGAGCGCGCCATCGAGGGCGAGCCCCTCCTGCGCACCACCACCGAGGACGGCTTCCGCCACCGCCTGTGGGCGCTCACCGATCCGGCCGACCTCGCCGAGGTCCAGGCCGACCTCGCGGCCCACCAGGCGGTGATCGCCGACGGCCACCACCGCTGGGCCACCTATCTGCGACTGCGCGACGAGCAGGCATCGCCCGGCCCGTGGGACTTCGGCCTCGTCCTGCTCGTGGACACGGCCCGCTACCCGCTGCGGGTCCGCGCGATCCACCGCCTCCTGCACCGCGTTCCGGTCTCCAAGGCCCTCGCGGCGGTCACCGCGTCCGGCGCCTTCCGCGTCCGCACCCTCGACGTCCCGCTCCCCAGCGCCCTGGAGGCCCTCGGCGACGCGGCCTCGCGGGGCAACGCCTTCCTCCTCGCGGGCGACGGCCGCTTCCACCTTCTGGACCACCCGGACGAGGCACTGCTGGCCCGTACGATCCGCGCCGACCGGCCGCCGGCCTGGCGCTCGCTGGACGCGACGGTGCTGCACTCGACCCTGCTCGACGACATCTGGCGGATCCCGGACACGCCCGACGAGATCGCGTACATCCACGACACGGCCGCCGCCGTCGAACAGGCGGAACGCCACGGCAAGACGGCGGTCCTGATGCACCCGGTCCGCGAGGAGGTCGTACGGGACCTGGCCCGCCAGGGCGTCACCATGCCCCGCAAGTCGACCTCCTTCGGCCCGAAACCGGCCTCGGGCCTGGTCCTGCGCAGCCTGACGGTGAACTGA
- a CDS encoding ABC transporter ATP-binding protein, giving the protein MQRLSAESVTLGYDQRVIAKDLSVEIPDHSFTVIVGPNACGKSTLLRALSRMLKPSRGQVLLDGQSIHSLPAKKVARTLGLLPQSSVAPDGITVGDLVARGRYPHQGLLRQWSPEDERIVQESMEATGVGGLGERYVDELSGGQRQRVWIAMALAQQTPLLLLDEPTTFLDIQHQIEVLDLCARLHEEQGRTLVAVLHDLNQAARYASHLIAMREGEVVAEGEPSSVVTAELVERVFGVRCQVIADPETGTPLVVPVGRRRAALTG; this is encoded by the coding sequence ATGCAGCGCCTCAGCGCCGAATCGGTCACCCTCGGCTACGACCAGCGGGTGATCGCCAAGGATCTGTCGGTCGAGATCCCCGACCACTCCTTCACGGTGATCGTCGGGCCCAACGCGTGCGGCAAGTCCACCCTGCTGCGGGCCCTGTCCCGGATGCTCAAGCCAAGCCGGGGGCAGGTGCTGCTCGACGGGCAGAGCATCCATTCGCTGCCCGCGAAGAAGGTGGCCAGGACGCTGGGGCTGCTTCCGCAGTCCTCGGTCGCGCCGGACGGGATCACGGTGGGGGACCTGGTCGCGCGCGGGCGCTATCCGCACCAGGGGCTGCTGCGGCAGTGGTCGCCCGAGGACGAGCGGATCGTCCAGGAGTCCATGGAGGCGACGGGGGTCGGCGGGCTCGGGGAGCGGTACGTCGACGAGCTGTCCGGCGGGCAGCGCCAGCGCGTCTGGATCGCCATGGCGCTGGCCCAGCAGACGCCTCTGCTGCTGCTCGACGAGCCGACGACGTTTCTCGACATCCAGCACCAGATCGAGGTGCTGGACCTGTGTGCGCGGCTCCATGAGGAGCAGGGGCGGACGTTGGTGGCGGTGCTGCACGATCTCAACCAGGCGGCGCGGTACGCCTCGCATCTCATTGCCATGCGGGAGGGGGAGGTGGTGGCGGAGGGGGAGCCGTCCTCCGTTGTCACGGCGGAGTTGGTTGAGCGGGTGTTCGGGGTGCGGTGTCAGGTGATCGCTGATCCTGAGACGGGGACGCCGTTGGTTGTGCCGGTGGGGAGGCGGCGGGCGGCTTTGACGGGCTGA
- a CDS encoding SCP2 sterol-binding domain-containing protein codes for MATTEECRAALDKLSDNLARAEGDVHAAAALDRSLSCHITDLDVTFSGRLRGGRVEVHDTVPGVPAERAQIRLAMAGDDLVALVGGELNFAKAWASGRVRVEAGFRDLLRLRTLL; via the coding sequence ATGGCGACCACGGAGGAGTGCCGCGCGGCACTCGACAAACTTTCGGACAATCTGGCCCGCGCGGAGGGCGATGTGCATGCCGCCGCCGCGCTGGACCGCTCGTTGAGCTGCCACATCACGGACCTGGACGTCACGTTCTCGGGCCGGCTGAGGGGCGGCCGCGTCGAGGTGCACGACACGGTGCCGGGGGTGCCCGCGGAGCGGGCGCAGATCCGGTTGGCGATGGCGGGGGACGATCTGGTGGCGCTGGTGGGGGGCGAGCTGAACTTCGCGAAGGCGTGGGCGTCCGGGAGGGTCCGCGTGGAGGCCGGCTTCCGCGACCTCCTCCGCCTCCGCACCCTCCTCTGA
- a CDS encoding TlyA family RNA methyltransferase — MAGVARRRLDAELVRRKLARSREHAAQLIAAGRVSVGRTVATKSATQVETAAAIVVVDDDSDPDYVSRGGHKLAGAFEAFVPRGLKVEGRRALDAGASTGGFTDVLLRAGAAHVVAVDVGYGQLAWSLQSDERVTVKDRTNVRELTLDDLDGASADLVVGDLSFIALGLVLPALVRCSAPDADLVLMVKPQFEIGKDRLGSGGVVRSPELRAETVRTVAAQAAALGLGVVGVTASPLPGPSGNVEYFLWLRAGAPALDPADVERAVAEGPR; from the coding sequence GTGGCAGGAGTGGCACGCCGCCGCCTCGACGCCGAGCTGGTGCGCCGGAAACTCGCGCGGTCGCGGGAGCACGCCGCCCAGCTGATCGCCGCGGGGCGGGTGAGCGTCGGCAGGACCGTCGCCACCAAGTCCGCCACCCAGGTCGAGACCGCCGCCGCCATCGTGGTGGTCGACGACGACAGCGATCCGGACTACGTCTCGCGCGGCGGGCACAAGCTGGCCGGGGCCTTCGAGGCGTTCGTCCCCCGGGGGCTGAAGGTCGAGGGCCGCCGCGCCCTCGACGCGGGCGCCTCCACCGGTGGCTTCACCGACGTTCTGCTGCGCGCCGGGGCCGCACACGTGGTCGCCGTCGACGTCGGCTACGGACAGCTCGCCTGGTCCCTCCAGAGTGACGAACGGGTCACCGTGAAGGACCGTACGAACGTCCGCGAGTTGACGCTCGACGACCTCGACGGAGCGTCGGCGGACCTCGTCGTGGGCGACCTCTCGTTCATCGCGCTCGGCCTGGTCCTGCCCGCCCTCGTGCGCTGCTCGGCGCCCGACGCGGACCTGGTCCTCATGGTCAAGCCGCAGTTCGAGATCGGCAAGGACCGGCTCGGCAGCGGGGGCGTCGTGCGCAGCCCCGAACTGCGCGCCGAGACGGTGCGGACGGTGGCGGCGCAGGCGGCGGCGCTCGGGCTCGGCGTGGTCGGCGTGACCGCCAGCCCGCTGCCCGGCCCGTCCGGCAACGTCGAGTACTTTCTGTGGCTGCGGGCCGGGGCGCCCGCGCTCGATCCTGCGGACGTGGAGCGCGCAGTGGCGGAGGGACCCCGTTGA
- a CDS encoding FecCD family ABC transporter permease gives MAVVGGLAAVALAAGVVLIGTGDFTIAPGDVVSSLLGSGTPAQDFIINELRLPRVLVALLVGASLGISGALFQSISRNPLGSPDVIGFGQGSSVGALTVIVFFHGGAVAVSLGALIGGLATGLAVYLLAWKKGVHGYRLVLVGIGAAAMLTAGIHYLLTKSTLVDATRAMVWLTGSLDGRDWAQVWPLLALFAVLLPVVLAYGRPLRMLEMGDDAAYALGVPVQRTRTVLMLAAVLLNASATAAAGPISFVALTAPQLARRLTRATGPNVIASACMGATLLVVADWGAQRLFGESTLPVGVLTGMVGGVYLLWLLVTERRAGRI, from the coding sequence ATGGCCGTGGTCGGCGGGCTCGCCGCGGTGGCACTCGCCGCCGGTGTCGTCCTGATCGGCACCGGCGACTTCACCATCGCGCCCGGCGACGTCGTAAGCAGCCTGCTCGGATCGGGCACCCCCGCGCAGGACTTCATCATCAACGAACTGCGGCTGCCGCGCGTGCTGGTCGCGCTCCTGGTGGGTGCCTCGCTCGGCATCTCCGGCGCCCTGTTCCAGTCCATCTCCCGCAATCCGCTGGGCAGTCCGGACGTCATCGGCTTCGGACAGGGCTCCTCGGTGGGCGCCCTCACCGTCATCGTGTTCTTCCACGGCGGCGCGGTCGCCGTCTCCCTCGGCGCGCTCATCGGAGGGCTCGCCACCGGCCTCGCCGTGTACCTCCTCGCCTGGAAGAAGGGGGTGCACGGCTACCGGCTCGTCCTGGTGGGCATCGGCGCGGCCGCCATGCTCACCGCCGGCATCCACTATCTGCTCACCAAGTCCACCCTGGTCGACGCCACCCGGGCGATGGTCTGGCTCACCGGCTCCCTCGACGGGCGGGACTGGGCGCAGGTCTGGCCGCTGCTCGCCCTGTTCGCGGTGCTGCTTCCGGTGGTCCTCGCCTACGGGCGGCCCCTGCGGATGCTGGAGATGGGCGACGACGCGGCGTACGCGCTCGGCGTGCCGGTGCAGCGCACCCGTACCGTCCTGATGCTCGCGGCCGTCCTGCTCAACGCCTCGGCGACCGCGGCCGCCGGGCCCATCTCCTTCGTGGCGCTGACCGCGCCCCAACTCGCCCGCCGCCTCACCCGCGCCACCGGGCCCAACGTCATCGCCTCCGCCTGCATGGGCGCGACCCTGCTGGTCGTCGCCGACTGGGGCGCCCAGCGGCTGTTCGGCGAGAGCACGCTGCCGGTGGGGGTGCTGACCGGCATGGTCGGCGGCGTCTATCTGCTGTGGCTGCTCGTCACGGAGCGGCGGGCGGGGCGGATATGA
- the recN gene encoding DNA repair protein RecN — protein MSVLEEMRIRSLGVIDDAVVELSPGFTAVTGETGAGKTMVVTSLGLLLGGRADPALVRIGAKAAVVEGRIALRPGSSATLRAEEAGAELDEGALLVSRTVSAEGRSRAFLGGRSVPVGVLSELADELVAVHGQTDQQGLLRPARQREALDRYAGDAVAGPLAKYAGAYRRLRAVAVELEELITRARERAQEADLLRFGLDEIAAVEPLPGEDAELAAEAERLGHAEALASAAAVAHAALAGNPEDPESVDATTLVAGAHRALDAVRSHDPALAALAERIGEVAILLGDVAGELAGYADDLDADPLRLAAVEERRAALTALTRKYGEDISAVLAWAQEGAARLTELDGDDDRIEQLTAERDGLRDELSVLAQELTDARTEAAARFAEAVTAELASLAMPHARVSFSVSQSESADEASGVAVGGRTVAYGPTGADEVELLLAPHPGAPPRPIAKGASGGELSRVMLAVEVVFAGTDPVPTYLFDEVDAGVGGKAAVEIGRRLAKLAKSAQVVVVTHLPQVAAFADRQLLVEKTSDGTVTRSGVTVLEGEDRVRELSRMLAGQEDSETARAHAEELLATARADG, from the coding sequence GTGTCCGTGTTGGAGGAGATGCGGATACGGTCGCTCGGGGTCATCGACGACGCTGTCGTGGAGCTGTCACCCGGTTTCACCGCGGTGACCGGCGAGACCGGCGCGGGCAAGACCATGGTCGTGACCAGCCTGGGGCTGCTGCTCGGCGGACGTGCCGACCCCGCCCTGGTGCGGATCGGCGCCAAGGCCGCGGTCGTCGAGGGGCGGATCGCGCTGCGGCCCGGCAGCTCGGCGACCCTGCGGGCCGAGGAGGCCGGAGCCGAGCTCGACGAGGGTGCGCTGCTGGTGAGCCGTACCGTTTCGGCGGAGGGCCGCTCGCGGGCGTTCCTCGGCGGGCGGTCGGTGCCGGTCGGGGTGCTCTCCGAACTCGCCGACGAACTCGTCGCGGTGCACGGCCAGACCGACCAGCAGGGGCTGCTGCGCCCGGCCAGGCAGCGCGAGGCCCTCGACCGGTACGCGGGTGACGCGGTGGCGGGCCCCCTCGCCAAGTACGCGGGCGCCTACCGCCGGCTTCGGGCCGTCGCCGTCGAGCTGGAGGAGCTGATCACCCGGGCGCGCGAGCGTGCCCAGGAAGCCGATCTGCTGCGGTTCGGGCTCGACGAGATCGCCGCCGTCGAACCGCTGCCCGGCGAGGACGCCGAGCTCGCGGCCGAGGCCGAACGGCTCGGGCACGCCGAGGCGCTCGCCTCGGCGGCGGCCGTCGCGCACGCCGCGCTGGCCGGCAACCCCGAGGACCCGGAGAGCGTGGACGCCACGACGCTGGTCGCGGGCGCGCACCGGGCCCTGGACGCCGTACGCTCCCACGACCCGGCGCTCGCGGCGCTCGCCGAGCGCATCGGCGAGGTCGCGATCCTGCTGGGCGACGTGGCGGGCGAGCTCGCCGGATACGCCGACGACCTGGACGCCGACCCGCTGCGGCTCGCCGCCGTCGAGGAACGCCGGGCCGCCCTGACCGCCCTGACCCGCAAGTACGGCGAGGACATCTCGGCCGTACTCGCCTGGGCGCAGGAGGGCGCGGCACGCCTGACCGAACTCGACGGTGACGACGACCGGATCGAGCAGCTCACGGCCGAGCGGGACGGGCTGCGCGACGAACTGTCGGTGCTGGCACAGGAGTTGACGGATGCCCGCACCGAGGCCGCGGCCCGGTTCGCCGAAGCCGTCACCGCCGAGCTCGCCTCCCTCGCGATGCCGCACGCGCGGGTGTCGTTCTCGGTGAGCCAGAGCGAGTCCGCCGACGAGGCTTCGGGCGTGGCCGTCGGCGGGCGGACCGTGGCCTACGGACCGACCGGCGCCGACGAGGTCGAGCTGCTGCTCGCGCCCCACCCGGGCGCCCCGCCCCGGCCGATCGCCAAGGGCGCGTCGGGCGGTGAACTCTCGCGCGTGATGCTCGCGGTGGAGGTCGTCTTCGCCGGTACGGACCCGGTGCCGACGTATCTCTTCGACGAGGTCGACGCGGGCGTCGGCGGCAAGGCGGCGGTCGAGATCGGCCGGCGGCTCGCCAAGCTCGCCAAGTCGGCGCAGGTCGTGGTCGTCACCCACCTTCCGCAGGTGGCGGCGTTCGCCGACCGCCAGCTCCTGGTCGAGAAGACCAGCGACGGCACGGTGACCCGGTCCGGGGTCACCGTTCTGGAGGGCGAGGACCGGGTGCGCGAGCTGTCGCGGATGCTGGCCGGCCAGGAGGACTCGGAGACGGCCCGGGCGCACGCCGAGGAACTCCTCGCCACGGCCCGCGCGGACGGCTAG
- a CDS encoding iron chelate uptake ABC transporter family permease subunit, whose amino-acid sequence MLVDSPPQPRDGTSPAPPAPTVKRRTVRAAGLFVSVGALALVAVASIAIGAKPMAPGDVWHGLFHASGTADDVLIHDVRVPRTLLGLLVGAALGLAGAVMQALTRNPLAEPGILGVNAGAAAAVVSAISFLGVNSLTGYVWFAFLGAGVVSAAVYLLGGSRAATPVRLALAGTAASAALYGYINAVQLTDSAALNQLRFWQVGSLAAADMTTVRKVAPFILVGLVVALLLARPLNAMALGDDTARALGTRLTRTRIASMVVVTLLCGAATAACGPIVFIGLMVPHIVRAITGPDLRWILPYAAVLSPVLLLGSDVVGRVVTRPAELQVGIVTALIGGPVFIRLVRRKRMAQL is encoded by the coding sequence GTGTTGGTAGACAGCCCTCCTCAGCCGCGCGACGGGACCTCGCCCGCGCCCCCGGCCCCGACCGTGAAGCGCCGTACGGTGCGTGCCGCCGGTCTGTTCGTGTCCGTGGGCGCGCTGGCGCTCGTCGCCGTCGCCAGCATCGCGATCGGCGCGAAACCGATGGCGCCGGGCGATGTCTGGCACGGCCTCTTCCACGCCTCCGGCACCGCCGACGACGTCCTCATCCATGACGTCCGGGTGCCGCGGACCCTGCTCGGGCTGCTGGTGGGGGCCGCGCTCGGCCTGGCCGGCGCGGTGATGCAGGCGCTCACCCGCAACCCGCTCGCCGAACCGGGAATCCTCGGCGTCAACGCGGGAGCGGCCGCCGCGGTGGTCTCCGCCATCAGCTTCCTCGGCGTCAACTCCCTCACCGGATATGTGTGGTTCGCGTTCCTGGGGGCCGGCGTGGTGTCGGCGGCGGTGTACCTGCTCGGCGGCAGCCGCGCCGCGACACCCGTACGGCTCGCGCTCGCGGGGACCGCGGCCAGCGCCGCGCTCTACGGCTACATCAACGCCGTCCAGCTCACCGACTCCGCTGCCCTCAACCAACTGCGGTTCTGGCAGGTCGGCTCGCTGGCCGCGGCCGACATGACGACCGTCCGCAAGGTCGCGCCGTTCATCCTCGTCGGGCTCGTCGTGGCCCTGCTGCTCGCGCGGCCCCTCAACGCGATGGCGCTGGGCGACGACACGGCCCGCGCGCTCGGCACCCGGCTGACCCGCACCCGGATCGCGTCCATGGTCGTGGTCACCCTGCTGTGCGGCGCCGCGACCGCCGCCTGCGGGCCCATCGTGTTCATCGGCCTGATGGTGCCGCACATCGTGAGGGCCATCACCGGGCCCGACCTGCGGTGGATCCTGCCGTACGCGGCGGTGCTCTCGCCCGTGCTGCTCCTCGGCTCCGACGTGGTCGGACGGGTCGTGACCCGGCCCGCCGAGCTCCAGGTCGGCATCGTCACCGCGCTCATCGGCGGTCCCGTCTTCATCCGTCTCGTACGGCGCAAGAGGATGGCCCAGCTGTGA
- a CDS encoding NAD kinase: protein MNPSENNPQSGTATRTVFLLAHTGRPAAIRSAELVVRGLLRSGIGVRVLRAEAADLPLPTEAEIVEDASPECLDACELLIVLGGDGTLLRGAELARASGVPMLGVNLGRVGFLAEAERDDLDKVVDRVVTRSYEVEERMTLDVVVRNNGDVVHEDWALNEAAVQKVSPERMLEVVLEIDGRPVTGFGCDGIVCATPTGSTAYAFSAGGPVVWPEVEALLMVPISAHALFAKPLVTSPDSVLAVEVQPHTPHGVLWCDGRRTVELPSGARVEVRRGAVPVRLARLHHASFTDRLVAKFALPVQGWRGAPH, encoded by the coding sequence TTGAACCCGTCGGAGAACAACCCGCAGAGCGGCACGGCCACTCGTACCGTGTTCCTGCTCGCGCACACCGGAAGACCCGCGGCCATCCGCAGCGCGGAGCTGGTCGTCAGGGGTCTGCTGCGCAGCGGCATCGGCGTACGGGTGCTGCGCGCGGAGGCGGCCGACCTGCCGCTGCCGACCGAGGCGGAGATCGTCGAGGACGCCAGCCCCGAATGCCTGGACGCCTGCGAGCTGCTGATCGTCCTCGGCGGTGACGGCACCCTGCTGCGCGGCGCCGAACTCGCCCGCGCCTCCGGGGTGCCCATGCTCGGCGTCAACCTGGGTCGCGTCGGCTTCCTCGCGGAGGCCGAGCGCGACGACCTCGACAAGGTCGTCGACCGTGTCGTGACGCGCTCCTACGAGGTCGAGGAGCGGATGACCCTCGACGTCGTCGTGCGCAACAACGGCGACGTGGTGCACGAGGACTGGGCCCTCAACGAGGCCGCCGTCCAGAAGGTCTCGCCCGAGCGGATGCTGGAGGTCGTCCTGGAGATCGACGGCCGCCCGGTGACCGGGTTCGGCTGCGACGGCATCGTGTGCGCCACGCCGACCGGTTCGACCGCGTACGCCTTCTCGGCCGGGGGGCCCGTGGTGTGGCCCGAGGTGGAGGCGCTGCTCATGGTGCCGATCAGCGCGCACGCGCTCTTCGCCAAGCCCCTCGTCACCTCGCCCGACTCGGTGCTCGCGGTCGAGGTGCAGCCGCACACGCCGCACGGCGTGCTGTGGTGCGACGGGCGACGCACCGTCGAACTCCCTTCGGGCGCACGGGTGGAGGTGCGGCGCGGCGCCGTTCCGGTACGGCTCGCGCGGCTGCACCACGCCTCGTTCACCGACCGTCTCGTCGCCAAGTTCGCGTTGCCGGTGCAGGGTTGGCGCGGCGCACCGCATTGA
- a CDS encoding PucR family transcriptional regulator — protein MDTQGGITVQRALELPGLRGGLPEVVAGAERLQRTVRWVHAGEVPNIASLLKGGELLLTTGLGLGTRPAEQRAFVRRLADRGIAALVVELGPRFARLPATLVETARAAGLPLVQLHREVPFVTVTEEIHTEIVNGHYALLQRAEEVHRRCTEALLGGGGIPQVLGILADFTANPVFLETPDGQLLYAAACETGEAAADPLQIWEGLRGQREARASGPPTGAVLVDVPGGGPGAGSVRARLALLAVGPPLLPVHRMAAERAAGILAVVLMQARQEEELAARGRGDFLTDLAEGRITPEDAPAQAKVLGFKPGEGPLLPVVMRLAAELAPTGNWAVLARAVLEELSSVGVPVLLGVRPVEGRVPLLLGLRSESERTAVADRVAAALRAGVERAGLMGARAGTQPVVVVGMAGGWAAAGAGLRHAAETAAAAQGLPERPWYDARRLDIDLLLWRLRDHRDLAAFVERAIGPLQTHDRASRPPLLPTLETYLAHAGRKAETARELHLNRQTLYNRLARIADLLGTDLDDPQTVLALSLALRARRHAGAQG, from the coding sequence GTGGACACGCAGGGCGGCATCACCGTGCAGCGGGCGCTGGAGCTGCCGGGGCTGCGCGGGGGTCTTCCGGAGGTCGTCGCGGGCGCCGAGCGGCTCCAGCGCACGGTGCGCTGGGTGCACGCGGGCGAGGTGCCCAACATCGCCTCGCTGCTCAAGGGCGGCGAGCTGCTCCTGACGACCGGGCTCGGCCTCGGTACCCGCCCCGCCGAGCAGCGCGCTTTCGTACGACGCCTCGCCGACCGGGGCATCGCCGCCCTCGTCGTGGAGCTCGGCCCGCGCTTCGCCCGACTGCCCGCCACTCTCGTGGAGACCGCGCGGGCCGCGGGCCTCCCCCTCGTCCAGCTCCACCGCGAGGTGCCGTTCGTCACGGTGACCGAGGAGATCCACACCGAGATCGTCAACGGCCACTACGCCCTGCTGCAACGCGCCGAAGAAGTCCACCGGAGGTGCACCGAGGCGCTGCTCGGCGGCGGCGGAATCCCCCAAGTCCTCGGCATCCTGGCCGACTTCACCGCCAACCCGGTCTTCCTGGAGACCCCCGACGGGCAGCTCCTGTACGCCGCCGCCTGCGAGACCGGCGAGGCGGCCGCCGACCCGCTCCAGATCTGGGAGGGGCTGCGCGGCCAGCGCGAGGCCCGCGCCTCGGGGCCGCCCACGGGCGCGGTCCTGGTGGACGTGCCCGGCGGCGGGCCCGGCGCGGGCTCGGTGCGGGCCCGTCTGGCGCTGCTCGCGGTCGGGCCGCCCCTGCTGCCGGTGCACCGCATGGCCGCGGAGCGGGCGGCGGGCATCCTCGCGGTCGTGCTCATGCAGGCCCGCCAGGAGGAGGAGCTGGCCGCGCGCGGCCGGGGCGACTTCCTGACCGACCTCGCCGAGGGCCGCATCACCCCCGAGGACGCCCCCGCCCAGGCCAAGGTCCTCGGCTTCAAGCCCGGCGAAGGCCCGCTCCTGCCGGTCGTGATGCGGCTGGCCGCCGAGCTCGCCCCCACGGGCAACTGGGCGGTCCTGGCCCGGGCCGTCCTCGAAGAGCTGTCCTCGGTGGGCGTACCGGTCCTGCTCGGCGTACGCCCCGTCGAGGGCCGGGTGCCGCTGCTGCTGGGGCTGCGCTCGGAGTCGGAGCGCACCGCGGTCGCCGACCGGGTCGCGGCGGCCCTGCGGGCCGGCGTCGAGCGCGCCGGGCTCATGGGGGCGCGGGCCGGGACGCAGCCGGTGGTCGTGGTGGGGATGGCGGGCGGCTGGGCGGCGGCCGGCGCCGGACTCAGGCACGCGGCGGAGACCGCGGCCGCGGCCCAGGGCCTGCCCGAGCGGCCCTGGTACGACGCCCGCCGCCTCGACATCGACCTGCTGCTCTGGCGGCTGCGCGACCACCGCGACCTCGCGGCGTTCGTGGAGCGGGCGATCGGCCCGCTCCAGACCCACGACCGCGCCTCACGGCCGCCCCTGCTGCCCACCCTGGAGACCTATCTCGCACACGCGGGCCGCAAGGCGGAGACCGCCCGCGAGCTCCATCTCAACCGGCAGACCCTCTACAACCGCCTGGCCCGCATCGCGGACCTCCTCGGCACGGACCTGGACGACCCGCAGACCGTGCTCGCCCTGTCCCTGGCCCTGCGGGCCCGCCGACACGCGGGCGCGCAGGGGTAG